One Bacillus amyloliquefaciens DSM 7 = ATCC 23350 DNA window includes the following coding sequences:
- a CDS encoding dihydroorotase, with protein MSYLIKNGWMLNEQGEKVAQDIRVTGEIIAETGILTAKDGETVIDASGLFVSPGLVDLHVHFREPGGEKKETIETGSKAAARGGFTTVAAMPNTRPVPDTKEQMEWLQNRIKETSSVRVLPYASITIRQTGEQMTDFEVLHEAGAFAFTDDGVGVQTAGMMYEAMKRAASMNKAIVAHCEDNSLIYGGSVHEGAFSKANGLNGIPSICEAVHIARDVLLAEAAGCHYHVCHISTKESVRAVRDAKKAGIRVTAEVSPHHLLLCDEDIPGLDTNFKMNPPLRSKEDRAALIEGLLEGTIDFIATDHAPHTEEEKNTDMKLAPFGIVGLETAFPLLYTHFVKSGSWTLKQLVDFMTKKPCEAFGLPYGTLAPGAPADITLIDLEKEAAIDKDTFLSKGKNTPFNKMKCFGWPVATMAGGKLAYEEGRLVK; from the coding sequence ATGTCTTATCTCATTAAAAACGGCTGGATGTTAAATGAACAGGGAGAAAAAGTGGCGCAGGATATCCGGGTAACAGGAGAAATCATTGCGGAAACCGGCATACTGACGGCAAAAGACGGGGAAACCGTGATCGACGCTTCCGGTCTGTTCGTCTCACCGGGGCTCGTAGACCTTCATGTACACTTCAGAGAACCGGGCGGTGAGAAAAAAGAAACGATTGAAACGGGCTCTAAAGCTGCGGCGCGGGGCGGTTTTACCACTGTCGCCGCCATGCCGAATACAAGGCCCGTGCCGGATACGAAGGAGCAGATGGAATGGCTGCAAAACCGGATCAAAGAAACCTCATCTGTCCGGGTTCTTCCTTACGCTTCGATCACGATCAGACAAACCGGCGAACAAATGACAGATTTTGAGGTGCTTCATGAAGCCGGCGCATTTGCTTTCACCGATGACGGCGTCGGCGTTCAGACTGCCGGAATGATGTATGAAGCAATGAAACGGGCGGCTTCAATGAATAAAGCGATTGTCGCTCATTGTGAGGATAACTCACTGATTTACGGCGGAAGCGTACATGAAGGTGCTTTTTCAAAAGCGAACGGCCTGAATGGCATACCTTCCATTTGTGAAGCGGTACATATCGCTCGTGACGTGCTGCTGGCGGAAGCGGCGGGCTGCCATTACCATGTGTGTCATATCAGCACGAAAGAATCCGTCAGAGCCGTAAGAGACGCAAAAAAAGCGGGAATTCGCGTGACAGCCGAAGTGTCGCCGCACCATCTGCTGCTTTGTGACGAAGATATCCCAGGGCTTGATACCAATTTTAAAATGAATCCGCCGCTTCGCAGCAAAGAGGACAGAGCGGCACTGATTGAAGGGCTATTGGAAGGCACGATTGATTTCATCGCCACTGACCATGCGCCGCATACCGAAGAAGAGAAAAACACGGACATGAAGCTTGCGCCTTTCGGTATCGTCGGTTTAGAAACAGCCTTCCCGCTTCTGTACACACACTTTGTGAAAAGCGGATCGTGGACGCTGAAGCAGCTGGTTGACTTCATGACGAAAAAACCTTGCGAGGCGTTCGGTCTTCCGTACGGAACGCTTGCACCGGGCGCGCCGGCTGACATTACCCTGATCGACCTGGAAAAAGAAGCGGCAATTGACAAAGATACATTTTTATCTAAAGGAAAAAATACGCCATTCAACAAGATGAAGTGCTTCGGCTGGCCTGTCGCAACGATGGCTGGCGGGAAGCTTGCATACGAAGAAGGGAGACTCGTCAAATGA